The genomic DNA GCAAATTACTGCGTAAGCAGTAAGGACTGCTTACTAAGCCAGTTCACTGTTTAGGTGAACAACATTACCTGGGCTTACTAAGACGTCTGATGGATTAGACATAGCACCTCCTTTCTCTTTAGTCCGACATACACTCTGCCTGCTTTCTTCAAGCGACTTGGGTCAGAGCCGTAGCACTCGCTACAGTTTATTAAAGATAAATTAACGCGCAAAAGTTCACAAGGTTTGGCACATATTTTTTATACTTTTTTTCGCCGCCTTTCTGCTAAACAGCAGGAAAATAACTGAATTCGCACACCAGAAGCTAATAGGCTTTAAATCAAGTTAATACAAATTTGCACCAATCTGATAGCACCACCTGATACCCTGGTTTTATACTTGGTGTTTGTGCGAATAGCGTTCTTTCTAAAGATGTGTGACTTTGAAATCCGAAAGGAAAGTATAACAGCAGGCAAAGGTTGACTCCTCTGAAAAGTAACTGGCAGAGTAGGGATGAAACAGATTCAACGGATGGATTCCGTCCGTCTTCAGCCATACTTGTTTTAAAGGTCTGGCATCCTCATTTCTGGTTCTAAATTTGTATAAGCTAAGTATAGCCGTCCTTTTAAGCAGGTTCTTAAAATCAACGCATGTATTTTCTTAAATTTTTTAATTATATTTAGTACGTTGGATACTTAAACAAAACGCAACTATACATGAAAAAGCATCTGCTCACGCTTGTCGCACTCCTGCTGTTCTCCACCTTGGCATGGGCTCAAAAGCTTTCGCCACTCGGTACCTGGACAAATGAAGATGGCAAGGCAAAATTCGAAATTTATAAATGCGGCGATAAGCTGTGCGGCAAAATTGTGACTTTACGGGAGCCCTTACGAAATGGCAAACCAAAGATGGATGACAACAACCCGGACAAAAAGCTTCGCAACCGTCCGCTGGAAGGGATGGTGTTTATGAAAGGCTTTGCCTACGATAGCGAGCACAAATGGGATAACGGTACAATTTACGACCCGGAAAGCGGCAAGACATATTCCTGCTATATGAAGATGACCGGCAAAAACACAATGGAGGTGAAAGGCTATATTGGCATCTCGCTGATCGGGCGGACACAGAACTGGACGCGGGTTGACTAGGAAAGTATAAAAACAACAAAGGCTAGCGACAATGCTAACCTTTGTTGTTTTCAACCCTTTACATTTCTATTTACTCCATCCAAAGAAAAAGGTTAGGTCTACAGGGTATATTTCGCTTTTTTTTCTAAAATTTATAGGCTTTACGGGCATTCTTTAAGAAATCTGCAGAATCTTATAGGTCTTGTCGCGAAAAGTAAAGCTCTCGCCGGCACTTTTACCAGCCATGGCCTTATACAGCGGCGACATGCCAGAGATGGCATAGTATGATTCGCCCTCCACTTTGATCTCTCCCAGGCTTACGCCAATAAAATAATTCTGCAGCTCCGTTTGCACTACCGCTCCCAGCGAGACATCATGATTCGATTTGGTGGCATTAATGCGCTTGAGCACGCTCATAGTCGTAATGAGCTCATCGAGCTGCCGCGCATACATGTCGCGCTGTATCTGACAGGCTTCTCGAAACGACTCAAACTTATCTTCCATGGCGCCCTGGTGCTCGTTGGCACTCTCCTGCGCCTCGTCCATCGCATCTTTGGCGGCTTTTATCTGCATATTCAGCAGTTTTGTGCACTCCTGCAGCAAACGCCGCTTCATTTCAAGTTCCTGTGTAAGCATATCCATAGTTTAACAGATCTTAAAGCCCTGCTTCCGCGGCAACCTGCACCTGGCATACATCGGTTGGGGGCTGATTTTAACTCGTTTAAGGTACTTTAATTGTAATTTCGGGTAAGTGACAAGGTAAATAATTTAACTATTCAGGGCTTAAACTATTTAAAACAAAAGATGTTTTAAAGTAAATTATCAAATGCCGTTTAACGAATTTTTAAAACGATTGTTGGGGTGGCCAGTCAATTCCCTGACATGCCGTAAATTAAAACGCACAGCCAGCTATGAGGCGGCCTACAAAAAGTGGGTGGCGGCTAAGACCTATCTTACCTGGACAGGGCCTTACTATAAAGCCTATCATTACCGGAAAGCGAATCTGACCGGCCAGTACCGCGTGCAGGTAATTGAGGATCAAAGCCGCGAAGGCGTTGTTTTTTATCATGATCCCGCTATCGGTAAGAGCAACTTCAACTTTCTGTTCGATTTTCTGAAAGACCGGATTCTGCTGCAAGGCTACCGGCTGCATAGTATGGACAAGCAGGAAGTCAGGCATGCGCGTTACAATGAGCAACTGGAGAAATATTTCTTGTTGCCTCCTGCCGCCGATGCTCCCGGCTCGGACCTCTGCAACCAGCTCTACGGCAACATCACCTTGGATTATATCAAAGTAAACAAACATCCTGGCTATATTCGGTTACTGGTCAACTCTTACACGGATCCCTACTTCTCTGCCCCTCTCCCCTTTACCGACCTGCTCGAAAAAGTGCTGCGGCCGGAAGAGCAGGCGGATCAAAAATAACAGGCATCGGGAACAGACACATTTACAGGAAGCTACGTACAAGCAGAAGCAATGATTCTTGCTATAATATCATCTAAATTTTTTATATTTATATGCCTGCTGCTGTCTGATATCTCACCTTCAGTGCCCTGCTTATGCTAAAACGTATACTCCTGCTGCTGCTTTGTGGTCTTCTTTTATCGGTAAAAGCCTGGGCTACGCACATTGTGGGTGGTGAGTTTGAGCTCGAGCACCTGCAGCAAAACAATTACAAGTTAACCTTGAACCTGTACTTCGACGACGTAAACGGCAGCCCGGACGCACTGGATCCTTATATCACGGTTAATATTTATAGCAAAGCAACCAACCGGTTAATGCAGAGCAAAACAATGCCGCTGCGTCAGCAGTCGTTTGTGCCGTATACAAATATTGACTGCACAGTGGGCAGCCTGCGCACCCGTAAACTGATTTACGACGAACAGATCATGCTGCCAGCCAGCCAGTATAATGACCCTGCCGGCTACTATATTACCTGGGAGCGCTGCTGCCGCAACAGCACCATTAATAACATCGTCTCGCCTGAAAGCGCTGCCCAGACCTTTTACATGGAGTTTCCGCCGGTTGTGAGCAGTGGCCAACCTTTCATCAACTCCTCGCCCAAGCTGTTTCCGCCCCTCAGCGACTATGCCTGCGTAAACGAGCTTTTTTACTTCGATTTTAATGGCTCTGATCCGGATGGCGATTCGCTGGTTTATGACATGGTGACGCCACTGAATGGATTTACCACCGATCTGAACCCGAATGCTCCCAGCCAGCAGATTCCCTATTCTCCGCGACCCGGTCCTTACCCCGAAATAAGGTGGTTGCCAGGCTTTAGCCGCGATGTGCAGATCAAAGGCAATCCGGCTATGAAGATTGACCCACAAAGCGGCCAGCTTACCATGCGCCCGCAAAGCAAGGGGCTTTATGTGTTTGGCATCCGTTGCCAGGAGTTCAGGAACGGGGTGCGGATAGGCGAAGTGCGCCGGGATTTCCAGGTGCTGGTGCTGGATTGTAACAGCAATAACTCGCCTGAGGTAATGGCACGGGAACAGGGCAAGAAAGCATTTTACCAGAAAGGCGATGTGTTACACATTGCTCCTACAGGCAACCGCTGTATTGAAGTGCTGTTTACAGACCCTGATCTGAAAGAGTATGTGGAGCTCCGCGCCAGGCCGGTTAATTTTACCAGCCAGGATTTTACCTTTAGCGGGTCAACCAGCGGTATGATCAACCAGGCGGCAAGCGCCAGCGATACGCTCCGCGCCACACTCTGCTTTAACGAATGTTTTGATACCGGGGGCAAGGTATACAAGCTGGACCTGATCGTGAAAGATGACGGGTGCAGCCTGCCGAGGCAGGACACGGTGCAGCTGAATTTTGTCATCGATCCCTTGCCCGATGCCCCTCCTGCCGTTGCCCTTTCCACGCCGGCGCGAGTATTTGAGGTGCAGCAGGGCGACGTGCTTACTTTTGATGTTACCGGCTCCGACAGCGACGGGCAGGACGTAACGATTTCCGCCAAAGGCCTGAACTTTGACCTGTCATCCCAGGCTATTCAATTCGAAGGCAAGACCGGAACGGCAACGGTTACCTCGCCTTTTTCCTGGCAGATAGATTGCAACACCGTAAAGCAGGAAAACTACCAGGTAGAATTTACTGCCAGCTCGGTGGTTTGTGGCAAAACCATCGAGAAAAAGGAAGTAGTAGAAATCCGGCCAACCTATAAAAACAATATTCCCGTCATCAGCTCTGATCAAAAGGTGCTGGTCGTCACGTTAGTGCCTGGCCAAGTCTACCAGGCAAAGCTATTTGGCAAAGACGTGGACCTGGATGCGCTGGCCCTGTCGGCCGCGGGCCAAGGTTTTAACCTGGCCGACCTGGGTATGGACTTTACCAGCACTGGAGGCAAGGGCAGTGCCGAAGGCGTATTTAATTGGGTAGCTACGTGTAATGCCGCTACCGGAAACATCCTGCGGGTAGCTTTTAATTTACAGGAAGATGCCTGCATCCCTTCTCCGGAGCAGCAACTGGTGTTCGAATTTCATGTTGATGCCCCAAATGATGCGCCTGTGATCTCTACAGATAAACAGGTGCTATCCTTCGACCTGAAA from Pontibacter liquoris includes the following:
- a CDS encoding DUF2147 domain-containing protein, whose product is MKKHLLTLVALLLFSTLAWAQKLSPLGTWTNEDGKAKFEIYKCGDKLCGKIVTLREPLRNGKPKMDDNNPDKKLRNRPLEGMVFMKGFAYDSEHKWDNGTIYDPESGKTYSCYMKMTGKNTMEVKGYIGISLIGRTQNWTRVD
- a CDS encoding gliding motility-associated C-terminal domain-containing protein — translated: MLKRILLLLLCGLLLSVKAWATHIVGGEFELEHLQQNNYKLTLNLYFDDVNGSPDALDPYITVNIYSKATNRLMQSKTMPLRQQSFVPYTNIDCTVGSLRTRKLIYDEQIMLPASQYNDPAGYYITWERCCRNSTINNIVSPESAAQTFYMEFPPVVSSGQPFINSSPKLFPPLSDYACVNELFYFDFNGSDPDGDSLVYDMVTPLNGFTTDLNPNAPSQQIPYSPRPGPYPEIRWLPGFSRDVQIKGNPAMKIDPQSGQLTMRPQSKGLYVFGIRCQEFRNGVRIGEVRRDFQVLVLDCNSNNSPEVMAREQGKKAFYQKGDVLHIAPTGNRCIEVLFTDPDLKEYVELRARPVNFTSQDFTFSGSTSGMINQAASASDTLRATLCFNECFDTGGKVYKLDLIVKDDGCSLPRQDTVQLNFVIDPLPDAPPAVALSTPARVFEVQQGDVLTFDVTGSDSDGQDVTISAKGLNFDLSSQAIQFEGKTGTATVTSPFSWQIDCNTVKQENYQVEFTASSVVCGKTIEKKEVVEIRPTYKNNIPVISSDQKVLVVTLVPGQVYQAKLFGKDVDLDALALSAAGQGFNLADLGMDFTSTGGKGSAEGVFNWVATCNAATGNILRVAFNLQEDACIPSPEQQLVFEFHVDAPNDAPVISTDKQVLSFDLKLNEPFEAKIFGEDVNMDMLQLAAEGDGFDLSAYGMAFTSTNGKGKADGTFTWTANCLAAQQGVLRVNFKLKEDACRPFPDQVLVMEFRVSVPQLTDFIPPNIFTPNDDGLNDQFEIPGLPSEFCSAVFTSITIFNRWGKEVYRDTHSSFKWDGKNVNDGVYFYVIDYGTSKYRGSVTLVR